A single genomic interval of Adhaeribacter pallidiroseus harbors:
- the ltrA gene encoding group II intron reverse transcriptase/maturase, whose amino-acid sequence MIEKVLHRGNLLLAYRQVQANQGAAGVDGMSVLELAGHLQVNQEALVTAIRSSQYFPLPILGVEIPKSNGQKRRLGIPTVTDRLLQQAVNQAIAPLFELEFKEYSYGFRPNRNAHQAVWQAQKNINEGYQHIVDMDLKSFFDEVEHCLLLQLVYQKVKCPLTLRLIRKWLRAPILIGGKLTKRRKGVPQGSPLSPLLSNILLHELDKELEKQGLRYVRYADDFSVYTKSESEARQVGNNLFLFLKNKLRLPINREKSGIRRPVDFQILGYRFVPTYRKGEKGKYQLVVAEKAWARLKQNLKGITRKTTPSAFEQRVQQLKEVQRGWVNYFRLASIQGKLKQVDSWLRNRLRHCIWHDWKKPERKRKNLIRLGVSKGEAYAWSQTRKGGWAVAQSPILVTTITLKRLVKKGYESLFDYYKQVAPQLNEPLYTRPVRTVV is encoded by the coding sequence ATGATTGAGAAAGTATTGCACCGGGGCAACCTGCTGCTAGCCTACCGGCAAGTGCAGGCTAACCAAGGGGCAGCCGGCGTAGACGGTATGTCCGTACTTGAACTAGCTGGGCATCTGCAAGTAAATCAGGAGGCCTTAGTTACGGCTATCCGGAGCAGCCAGTACTTTCCTCTACCCATCTTAGGGGTAGAAATACCTAAGAGCAACGGCCAGAAGCGCCGGTTAGGCATTCCTACCGTAACCGACCGGCTGCTACAACAAGCAGTCAACCAAGCCATAGCCCCGCTTTTCGAGCTGGAGTTCAAAGAGTACAGCTACGGCTTCCGGCCCAACCGCAACGCCCATCAGGCGGTGTGGCAAGCCCAGAAGAACATTAATGAAGGCTATCAGCATATTGTCGATATGGACCTGAAAAGCTTCTTTGATGAAGTAGAGCACTGCCTGCTCCTGCAACTGGTATACCAGAAAGTAAAATGCCCGCTCACGCTGCGCCTGATCCGCAAATGGCTTCGGGCCCCTATCCTTATTGGGGGAAAGTTAACCAAACGCCGGAAAGGGGTACCACAGGGCAGTCCGTTGAGTCCGCTGCTCTCCAATATTCTGCTTCACGAGCTGGATAAAGAGTTGGAAAAGCAAGGCTTGCGGTACGTGCGCTATGCCGATGACTTTAGTGTTTATACCAAAAGTGAGTCGGAGGCCCGGCAGGTGGGCAACAACCTTTTCCTGTTCCTGAAGAATAAGCTAAGGCTACCCATCAACCGGGAAAAGAGCGGCATTAGACGACCCGTAGATTTTCAGATACTAGGCTACCGGTTTGTACCCACTTACCGGAAAGGGGAGAAAGGTAAATACCAGTTGGTGGTAGCAGAAAAGGCTTGGGCCAGGCTGAAGCAGAACCTGAAAGGGATTACCCGCAAGACCACGCCCAGTGCCTTTGAGCAGCGCGTTCAGCAACTCAAGGAAGTGCAGCGAGGCTGGGTAAACTACTTTCGTCTAGCCAGCATTCAGGGGAAGTTAAAGCAAGTGGATAGTTGGCTCAGAAACCGGCTGCGCCATTGCATCTGGCACGACTGGAAGAAACCCGAGCGGAAAAGAAAGAACCTGATCCGATTAGGCGTCTCAAAAGGGGAAGCCTATGCCTGGAGCCAGACCCGGAAAGGGGGCTGGGCAGTAGCGCAAAGCCCCATCCTGGTGACCACTATCACGCTGAAACGGTTGGTCAAGAAAGGTTATGAATCGTTGTTCGATTACTACAAACAAGTAGCCCCCCAACTTAACGAACCGCTGTATACGAGACCCGTACGTACAGTGGTGTGA
- a CDS encoding SDR family oxidoreductase, producing the protein MAATILITGATGHIGHRVAELLPNQPLRLMSRQPDKLAHFTQAEKVAGDYQDRAALEKAFRDIAIAFVISGYAPPGIRASLHKNAISAAVLAGVRHIVYLSFQGASPVSKFPMSQDHYQTEEFIKQSGLSYTILRDSFYMDLIPEMFGEQRLMKGPGGQGQVAWIAREDVARTVAQVLRDPFAYSGTYDLTGPEALTLTQTAERLTHLTGKEYRYQPETITQGIRWRNDLGAPTWEVATWIGSYLAIAAGEVAPVSSAVAQITGQKPLSLEAYFSKHPEIIT; encoded by the coding sequence ATGGCAGCTACAATTCTTATAACGGGCGCTACCGGCCACATTGGCCACCGCGTTGCCGAACTTTTACCCAATCAACCGTTGCGGTTAATGAGCCGCCAACCCGACAAATTAGCCCATTTTACCCAGGCCGAAAAAGTAGCTGGGGACTATCAGGATCGGGCAGCCCTGGAAAAAGCTTTTCGTGATATAGCCATTGCTTTTGTGATTTCGGGTTATGCGCCGCCGGGTATTCGCGCATCGCTGCATAAAAACGCCATAAGCGCGGCGGTGTTAGCCGGAGTGCGGCACATCGTTTATCTTTCGTTTCAGGGAGCTTCGCCGGTGAGTAAGTTTCCCATGTCCCAGGACCATTATCAGACGGAAGAATTTATTAAACAAAGCGGCTTATCCTATACCATACTCCGCGATAGCTTTTACATGGATTTAATTCCGGAGATGTTCGGGGAGCAGCGCCTGATGAAAGGACCAGGCGGACAAGGGCAGGTAGCCTGGATTGCCCGGGAAGATGTAGCCCGCACCGTGGCTCAGGTACTGCGGGACCCGTTTGCTTACTCGGGAACCTACGATTTGACCGGGCCGGAAGCCCTGACGCTAACGCAAACGGCCGAACGACTTACCCACCTAACCGGAAAAGAGTACCGCTACCAGCCGGAAACCATTACGCAGGGCATACGCTGGCGCAACGACTTAGGCGCTCCCACCTGGGAAGTAGCCACCTGGATTGGCTCTTACCTGGCCATTGCGGCCGGCGAAGTGGCACCGGTGAGCTCCGCGGTAGCGCAAATTACAGGACAGAAGCCTTTATCTTTAGAAGCATACTTTAGTAAACATCCTGAAATTATAACTTAA